A single window of uncultured Methanospirillum sp. DNA harbors:
- a CDS encoding DUF3821 domain-containing protein: MRSWIAALCIILILALVPLALADIRTVPPGGTVFIGEENLDISGSGVSPGSQLAWWAPGTSLDETPADTVTVSSPTSFSALSASFSGKEGIWYSLAGKTPVMKIKKPKMRVKITDTTSDFDATGKWLPRGHLASFQIESNLYELRSRGGLTGAPVDIIIISPGKTEYSAVSGPSGSFSLTGIPVSSALYDTGPVWNTGGTEAGTYTIQAKCTANELDSNSADPGTGVSEEVTVLIQDINPLSGSGKQVEIEAGSDQRADTGSDTTGTGEQKVTQTPTVRKTPVQTLASGAPVPVHTSTSTAAASPAGTIPATLPPTPAVVSLQTPSAAESVQPTVNATRTTIPPSPSATPVPATAAPTPTQASPLPVGVALATLSSPASYSWAEIGALYRKDTRTSIFFWIQIEYIP, translated from the coding sequence ATGCGATCGTGGATAGCAGCTCTTTGTATCATTCTCATTCTGGCTCTGGTCCCCTTGGCACTGGCCGATATCAGGACTGTTCCCCCGGGAGGAACGGTATTCATCGGGGAGGAAAACCTTGACATCAGCGGATCAGGTGTCAGTCCTGGCAGTCAGCTTGCCTGGTGGGCTCCCGGGACCTCGCTTGATGAGACCCCGGCAGACACGGTTACGGTCTCAAGTCCGACCAGCTTCTCTGCACTCAGTGCCTCATTCTCAGGAAAAGAAGGGATCTGGTACTCACTTGCAGGAAAGACCCCGGTGATGAAGATAAAAAAGCCGAAGATGCGGGTGAAGATTACTGATACCACCTCTGACTTTGATGCCACCGGCAAATGGCTGCCCAGGGGGCATCTGGCTTCGTTTCAGATCGAGAGCAACCTGTATGAACTCAGATCTCGGGGCGGTCTCACCGGTGCCCCGGTGGACATCATCATCATCAGCCCTGGGAAGACCGAGTACTCAGCAGTCTCCGGGCCGTCAGGCTCATTCAGCCTCACCGGCATTCCGGTAAGTTCAGCCTTATACGATACCGGCCCGGTCTGGAATACGGGAGGGACAGAGGCGGGGACGTATACTATCCAGGCGAAGTGTACAGCAAACGAACTGGACTCAAACAGTGCTGACCCGGGAACCGGGGTATCAGAGGAGGTGACGGTGCTGATACAGGATATTAACCCACTTTCAGGTTCAGGAAAACAGGTGGAGATAGAGGCAGGATCAGATCAAAGGGCTGACACCGGTTCTGATACCACAGGCACCGGAGAGCAGAAAGTCACGCAAACCCCGACAGTGAGGAAGACGCCGGTTCAGACACTGGCATCGGGAGCACCAGTCCCGGTGCATACGTCAACAAGCACAGCTGCAGCCTCCCCCGCAGGAACGATACCCGCAACCCTTCCGCCGACCCCAGCAGTCGTTTCTCTGCAGACGCCTTCAGCAGCAGAATCGGTTCAGCCGACTGTGAATGCAACACGTACGACAATTCCCCCCTCGCCGTCAGCGACCCCGGTTCCTGCCACAGCGGCGCCAACACCCACCCAGGCCTCGCCCCTGCCGGTTGGGGTTGCCCTTGCGACTCTCAGTAGCCCTGCTTCATACAGTTGGGCGGAGATAGGAGCGTTGTACCGAAAGGATACCAGAACCTCAATCTTTTTTTGGATCCAGATAGAATACATCCCATGA
- a CDS encoding nitroreductase family protein, protein MNLGATLIKSRRSVRSFTDVPVNDEIIHEALECARLAPTAMNLQPWLFGAIRDKALLKQLADLTDHGRFIENAAVCFAVFGEKEAKYYLEDGCAATENVIICLQGYGLGTCWVAGDKKEYAEPVRKLLNVPEKYTLVSLIAGGFPKEISMPKKKHLDEVSFTDTWKEEDQ, encoded by the coding sequence ATGAATCTTGGGGCAACACTCATCAAATCGCGGCGAAGTGTCCGCAGCTTCACTGATGTACCGGTTAATGATGAGATCATCCACGAAGCCCTCGAATGTGCCCGACTTGCACCGACGGCGATGAACCTCCAGCCCTGGCTCTTCGGGGCGATCAGGGACAAGGCCCTGCTGAAGCAGCTCGCTGACCTGACCGATCACGGAAGGTTCATTGAGAACGCCGCGGTCTGTTTTGCCGTTTTCGGAGAGAAGGAGGCAAAGTATTACCTTGAGGATGGCTGCGCTGCAACTGAGAACGTAATCATCTGCCTGCAGGGATATGGCCTCGGTACCTGCTGGGTTGCAGGTGACAAGAAGGAGTACGCAGAACCGGTGAGAAAACTCCTGAATGTCCCTGAAAAGTATACGCTGGTCTCCCTGATCGCAGGCGGGTTTCCAAAAGAGATCTCAATGCCAAAGAAGAAGCATCTGGACGAGGTCTCCTTCACTGACACCTGGAAAGAAGAAGATCAGTAA
- a CDS encoding S8 family serine peptidase, whose protein sequence is MVSQRELWRSLLVFLLITAVLIVPCMADGSNSSANNSSGTENTSSNLTDTPYVPGEIIIKYKNTDGISAMSVASTKLASLGAEVTDDFSAEGLKGMQMIDVDATVSVEKAIEELNKSSYVAYAEPNYVIQLSLPSTPELPGNESFGAQSVSGAPNDPRFSEQWALSNTGQNSGTSGADIGALSAWSVSKGSDSIVVAVIDTGVDYSHPDLAANIWTNPGEIAGNGIDDDGNGYIDDVHGWDFINNDNNPMDDNGHGTHCAGVIGAVGNNGVGISGVNQKVKIMSLKFLRADGTGDVAASLNAIAYARKMGANVISCSWGGTAKSQALEDAISATNTLFACAAGNSGINTDTIPQYPSCFTEAQIISVAASTAKDGIPSYSNYGPTSVDVAAPGDGILSSYPTSLGSQYMSMKGTSMATPHVAGLAALLLSKKPGLTPAELKSLIMSNVDTVSTWSGKTVTSGRIDAAKTLSALTGGSVTTLPGQSNGPKDLNGDGVYEDLNGNGRLEFADVSLFFKYMDWIKANEPVAAFDVSGNAKIDYSDLVKLFQSI, encoded by the coding sequence ATGGTCAGTCAGCGAGAGCTCTGGAGATCACTTCTGGTTTTTCTTCTCATAACAGCCGTCTTAATAGTCCCTTGTATGGCAGACGGTTCGAACAGCTCTGCAAACAATTCATCAGGAACGGAAAATACCTCCTCAAATCTTACCGATACGCCGTATGTGCCGGGAGAGATTATTATCAAATATAAGAATACGGATGGGATCTCTGCGATGAGTGTTGCCTCAACAAAACTGGCAAGTCTGGGTGCAGAAGTGACCGATGACTTCTCAGCAGAAGGCCTCAAAGGCATGCAGATGATCGACGTGGACGCCACGGTATCGGTGGAGAAGGCCATCGAGGAACTGAACAAATCGTCGTATGTGGCATATGCAGAGCCGAACTATGTCATCCAGCTCTCCCTCCCCTCAACACCCGAACTTCCCGGGAACGAATCATTCGGTGCACAATCAGTCTCCGGTGCACCGAATGATCCCCGTTTCTCTGAACAGTGGGCCCTCTCCAACACCGGCCAGAACAGCGGAACGTCAGGGGCAGACATCGGTGCCCTCTCTGCCTGGTCAGTGAGTAAAGGCTCTGACTCTATCGTGGTCGCGGTCATTGACACCGGTGTCGACTACTCCCACCCGGACCTTGCTGCAAACATCTGGACCAATCCGGGAGAGATCGCCGGGAACGGCATCGACGATGACGGGAACGGATATATTGACGATGTTCACGGCTGGGACTTCATCAACAACGACAACAATCCCATGGATGACAACGGTCATGGAACCCACTGTGCCGGGGTCATCGGTGCGGTAGGGAATAACGGGGTGGGAATCAGCGGAGTGAACCAGAAGGTGAAGATCATGTCGCTCAAGTTCCTGCGTGCAGACGGAACCGGTGATGTTGCGGCATCCCTCAATGCAATCGCATATGCACGCAAGATGGGAGCGAACGTGATCAGCTGCTCCTGGGGCGGTACTGCAAAGAGTCAGGCACTCGAAGACGCGATATCTGCAACAAACACACTGTTTGCCTGTGCTGCCGGTAACTCCGGTATCAACACCGACACGATCCCCCAGTACCCGTCCTGCTTTACAGAGGCACAGATCATATCTGTTGCTGCAAGCACTGCCAAGGATGGTATCCCGTCCTACTCAAATTATGGTCCAACATCGGTGGACGTTGCAGCCCCCGGTGATGGTATCCTCTCCTCGTATCCGACATCGCTCGGATCCCAATATATGAGCATGAAGGGCACCTCGATGGCAACACCCCATGTTGCCGGTCTTGCTGCCCTGCTCCTCTCAAAGAAACCAGGCCTCACACCAGCAGAACTGAAGTCGCTGATCATGAGCAACGTTGATACAGTCTCTACATGGTCAGGAAAGACCGTGACCAGTGGGAGGATCGATGCAGCAAAGACTCTTTCTGCCCTTACAGGAGGTTCAGTGACGACCCTCCCGGGCCAGTCCAATGGCCCGAAGGATCTCAATGGTGACGGGGTGTACGAGGATCTCAACGGGAACGGAAGACTTGAATTCGCAGATGTGAGTCTGTTCTTCAAGTACATGGACTGGATCAAGGCCAATGAGCCGGTTGCAGCCTTCGACGTATCAGGAAACGCAAAGATAGACTACAGCGATCTGGTAAAACTATTCCAGAGTATCTGA
- a CDS encoding bifunctional hexulose-6-phosphate synthase/ribonuclease regulator, protein MNPPILQVALDLVETDRALRIAGDAVAGGADWLEAGTPLIKSEGMAAVTALAKAFPGRTIVADMKTADTGAIEVEMAAKAGAAVVCVLGSADDDVIAEAVRAGAKYGVKIMTDLLNVADPSARARELETLGVDIIAVHTGIDQQMTGKNPLEVLTQIKGLVSLPVAVAGGIDAAIAGEAVRLGAEIVIVGGWIVRSADVTGSAREIRTSLDNPVTGGWQPSDQESEIRRIFSQVSAPHVTDAMHRKGAMHGIFSICPGTKAVGKAVTVQTIGGDWAKPVEAINVAGEGDFLVISNDQVTDVAPWGELATLSARNRGVTGVVIDGAVRDVDDIRKMNFPLWAKATVPNAGEPKGFGEINAEIRCAGQTVRPGDWIVADESGVVVVPKKRGYEVARRALEVKKTEDRIRAEIREGSTLAQVMNLLRWEKR, encoded by the coding sequence ATGAATCCACCCATCCTGCAGGTTGCACTTGACCTGGTCGAGACGGATCGGGCACTCCGGATTGCAGGAGACGCTGTTGCCGGAGGAGCCGACTGGCTGGAAGCAGGAACTCCCCTGATCAAGAGCGAGGGAATGGCTGCGGTAACCGCCCTTGCAAAAGCGTTTCCCGGTAGAACGATCGTTGCAGATATGAAGACCGCAGACACCGGGGCCATCGAGGTGGAGATGGCTGCAAAGGCAGGAGCTGCCGTGGTCTGTGTGCTTGGTTCTGCAGATGATGATGTTATTGCCGAAGCAGTCCGGGCAGGTGCCAAATACGGGGTGAAGATCATGACCGATCTGCTGAATGTGGCAGATCCATCAGCCCGGGCCAGGGAACTTGAGACCCTTGGGGTTGATATCATCGCTGTTCATACCGGGATTGATCAGCAGATGACCGGGAAAAATCCCCTTGAAGTGCTGACACAGATAAAGGGATTAGTCTCTCTTCCGGTAGCGGTGGCAGGTGGGATTGATGCTGCCATTGCAGGTGAGGCGGTCAGGCTCGGGGCAGAGATCGTGATCGTCGGGGGGTGGATCGTACGATCTGCTGATGTTACCGGCTCCGCCAGGGAGATCCGCACATCCCTGGACAACCCGGTGACAGGCGGCTGGCAGCCTTCGGATCAGGAGAGCGAGATACGCAGGATATTCAGCCAGGTGTCTGCACCCCATGTTACCGATGCGATGCACAGGAAAGGAGCCATGCACGGGATATTTTCCATCTGCCCTGGCACAAAGGCAGTGGGAAAGGCAGTGACCGTGCAGACGATCGGCGGCGACTGGGCAAAGCCGGTAGAGGCGATCAACGTGGCTGGTGAAGGAGATTTCCTTGTCATCAGCAACGACCAGGTCACTGATGTAGCCCCGTGGGGCGAACTCGCAACGCTCTCGGCACGAAACCGGGGTGTTACCGGCGTTGTTATCGACGGGGCGGTCAGGGATGTTGACGACATCAGGAAGATGAACTTCCCGCTCTGGGCCAAGGCGACAGTACCCAATGCAGGTGAACCGAAGGGGTTTGGGGAGATCAACGCAGAGATCAGGTGTGCAGGCCAGACGGTAAGACCTGGTGACTGGATCGTGGCTGACGAGAGCGGGGTTGTCGTGGTGCCGAAGAAGCGGGGGTATGAGGTTGCCAGGAGGGCTCTTGAGGTGAAGAAGACCGAAGACCGCATCAGGGCCGAGATTCGCGAGGGGAGTACCCTTGCCCAGGTCATGAACCTGCTCAGGTGGGAGAAACGGTAA
- a CDS encoding lysylphosphatidylglycerol synthase transmembrane domain-containing protein — protein sequence MMITTIPAWLKTVLKFAIGVVIIIWLLFRFNPHEILDALAGVQVSLLVVAIMVYAVTLLLLSLRWRFILRQMGYQVPVLVAYQGFVAGILMSDMTPARVGEISRPLTIRDRVPAHAGLGSVFLDRYCDFVAIFLLGCGGLLLLSAAHSPGLLLMMTGVLSIPIVLLTAFWVKRSAVLNLVHIFRMPRLSSFATDLGEAMDALSHPGPTMGVSILFTLLIWILQSLRVVLIALAAGFVLPIQELIFIQPLISALALIPISISGLGFVEGGYVTVFAQYGIPAAAGFAIALLDRVLTVGFHLVVGFRYALRTVGR from the coding sequence ATGATGATCACTACCATTCCAGCCTGGCTGAAGACCGTCCTCAAGTTTGCTATCGGTGTTGTTATCATCATATGGCTCCTCTTCAGGTTCAACCCCCATGAGATCCTGGATGCCCTTGCAGGGGTGCAGGTCTCTTTGCTCGTGGTTGCTATCATGGTTTACGCAGTCACCCTGCTTCTTCTCTCCCTCAGGTGGCGGTTTATCCTCAGGCAGATGGGATACCAGGTTCCTGTGCTGGTTGCGTACCAGGGATTTGTTGCTGGAATTCTAATGTCAGACATGACCCCTGCCCGGGTCGGGGAGATCTCGCGGCCGCTTACGATCCGGGACCGGGTGCCTGCCCATGCCGGGCTCGGGTCAGTTTTTCTCGATCGCTACTGCGACTTTGTAGCAATATTTCTCCTCGGGTGCGGGGGACTCCTCCTCCTCTCGGCTGCCCATTCACCAGGGCTTCTCCTGATGATGACCGGAGTCCTCTCGATCCCGATCGTACTGCTCACTGCATTCTGGGTGAAGCGATCAGCAGTGCTGAACCTCGTGCATATCTTCAGGATGCCCAGGCTCTCCTCATTTGCCACCGATCTCGGGGAAGCCATGGATGCACTCTCCCATCCTGGACCGACAATGGGAGTATCCATTCTCTTCACACTCCTGATCTGGATCCTCCAGAGTCTGCGGGTTGTTCTTATCGCACTGGCAGCAGGGTTCGTGCTCCCGATACAGGAGTTGATCTTTATTCAGCCGCTGATAAGCGCCCTCGCCCTGATCCCGATATCCATTTCCGGCCTCGGCTTTGTCGAGGGCGGGTATGTGACGGTATTTGCACAGTATGGTATCCCAGCCGCAGCCGGATTTGCAATTGCTCTTCTTGACCGGGTGCTGACGGTCGGGTTTCACCTGGTCGTCGGGTTCAGGTATGCCTTGAGGACCGTGGGGAGGTAG
- a CDS encoding DUF86 domain-containing protein — protein MDEDRRLRYRDKIFWIHGRADLIETWISESGNDLKTDTKTTLALFQAFQEITEATMDCISMFLRDNQEWARDDYSNIDRIDLFSPDQKQLLREMNGLRNRIIHRYKGTDESLALAGIEQSLPEIRSLVLVIEEWINRA, from the coding sequence ATGGATGAGGATCGCCGCCTTCGTTACCGGGATAAGATTTTCTGGATTCACGGGCGTGCAGACCTCATTGAGACATGGATTTCAGAATCAGGCAATGATCTGAAGACAGATACAAAGACCACGCTGGCATTATTCCAAGCATTTCAGGAGATCACCGAGGCGACTATGGACTGTATCTCGATGTTCCTGCGTGATAACCAGGAGTGGGCGCGGGATGACTACTCTAACATCGATAGGATCGATCTCTTCTCACCTGATCAGAAGCAACTGCTCCGTGAGATGAACGGGCTGCGGAATCGGATCATTCACCGGTACAAGGGAACCGATGAATCCCTTGCATTGGCAGGGATAGAGCAGTCACTTCCAGAGATCCGCTCACTTGTACTGGTGATCGAGGAATGGATCAACAGAGCCTGA
- a CDS encoding nucleotidyltransferase domain-containing protein has product MDQQSLIAQILKDLATLPVTPFGVFLYGSQAVGKADERSDIDLCLVAGSDINPAHLQRQAWRHIRADLYDIRIFELLPLYMQIRILSQGIRIASPDQYALTEYLYPWWKRWDDQRWYQTPIPGAP; this is encoded by the coding sequence ATGGATCAACAGAGCCTGATAGCGCAGATACTGAAGGATCTTGCGACTCTTCCTGTGACACCATTCGGGGTTTTCCTGTATGGCTCACAGGCTGTAGGAAAGGCTGATGAGCGTAGTGACATCGATCTCTGCCTGGTTGCAGGAAGTGATATAAACCCCGCTCATCTACAGCGGCAGGCATGGCGTCATATCAGGGCAGATCTCTACGATATCAGGATATTCGAACTGCTCCCGTTGTACATGCAGATCCGGATTCTCTCTCAGGGAATCCGGATCGCATCCCCGGATCAATACGCACTCACCGAGTACCTGTATCCCTGGTGGAAGAGATGGGATGATCAGCGGTGGTACCAGACACCGATTCCGGGAGCACCATAG
- a CDS encoding GNAT family N-acetyltransferase — translation MDITIREATPADAATIAQYNQRMAMETEKRFLHPATVEKGVSMLLSSPEKGFYLIAESSGVPAGQCMVTYEWSDWRCGDFWWIQSVYVLPEFRRNGIFSAMYCNILERAASADLVAGIRLYVEKQNTIAQQTYLSLGMDHAHYAMLERDFTKDPMK, via the coding sequence ATGGATATCACGATCCGGGAGGCAACACCCGCTGATGCTGCCACCATTGCCCAGTACAATCAGCGTATGGCGATGGAGACCGAGAAGAGGTTCCTTCACCCTGCAACTGTTGAAAAGGGTGTCTCCATGCTTCTCTCAAGTCCGGAGAAGGGCTTTTACCTGATTGCAGAATCGTCTGGAGTTCCTGCTGGTCAGTGCATGGTCACATATGAGTGGAGTGACTGGCGATGTGGGGACTTCTGGTGGATCCAGTCGGTGTACGTCCTTCCGGAGTTTAGAAGAAACGGAATTTTCTCTGCCATGTATTGCAATATCCTGGAGCGTGCAGCATCAGCCGATCTGGTTGCAGGCATCAGACTGTACGTGGAGAAACAGAACACTATTGCACAGCAGACCTATCTCAGCCTCGGGATGGATCATGCCCATTACGCGATGCTGGAGAGGGACTTTACGAAAGACCCGATGAAGTAA
- a CDS encoding molybdenum cofactor biosynthesis protein MoaE: protein MIGITRDDIDIPALIENARRPETGGIVTFIGTVRDDGFEALDLEVCEEVAVRDLNRIATEATERFSLTSVEIIHRCGRLALTETIVAIVCGAGHRQEAFAGCSWILEEIKAYVPIWKKDIGEAGTWHFQSFGDQQQGS from the coding sequence ATGATCGGCATAACACGCGATGATATTGACATACCTGCTCTGATCGAGAATGCGAGAAGACCGGAGACCGGTGGGATCGTGACCTTCATCGGTACGGTACGCGACGACGGATTTGAAGCTCTGGATCTTGAGGTATGTGAAGAGGTTGCAGTCAGAGATCTGAACCGGATCGCTACAGAGGCCACCGAACGATTCTCTCTAACTTCGGTAGAGATCATCCACCGGTGTGGAAGACTCGCTCTCACCGAGACTATCGTGGCTATCGTCTGTGGTGCTGGTCACCGTCAGGAGGCGTTTGCAGGCTGCTCATGGATCCTTGAAGAGATCAAGGCCTATGTGCCGATATGGAAGAAGGATATCGGTGAGGCAGGGACCTGGCATTTCCAGTCTTTCGGTGATCAGCAGCAGGGATCGTAA
- a CDS encoding MoaD/ThiS family protein — protein sequence MRVTIICYARFRDVFGEESTVEVPNSATILDAVRVLAGRAGPDAELLLSSDGMIREYVMIVHQGSRVRPTDAGTVTLAEGETLTLFPPVSGG from the coding sequence ATGAGAGTTACAATAATCTGTTATGCCCGGTTCAGGGATGTATTTGGAGAAGAATCAACCGTCGAGGTTCCTAACTCCGCGACGATCCTGGATGCAGTCAGGGTCCTTGCAGGCCGTGCCGGTCCTGATGCAGAACTGCTGCTGAGTTCCGATGGAATGATCAGGGAGTACGTGATGATCGTCCATCAGGGCAGCCGGGTTCGTCCGACAGATGCCGGAACCGTCACGCTCGCCGAAGGTGAAACCCTCACGCTGTTTCCACCGGTATCTGGAGGATAG
- a CDS encoding HesA/MoeB/ThiF family protein, which produces MTNTTRYTRQLPLFGKEGQIKLADATVFIAGAGGLGSPVATYLAVAGVGELIIADDDLVQESNLNRQFLHVNRNIGMKKVYSAAETLSALNPDITLTAIPERITPETIKGMTKDADILVDATDNFATRYLLNEASLDAEIPLVHGAVEGFSGQMTTVIPGETPCLECLFPHPPPERETPVIGATAGVIGSLQAMEVIKYITGSGRLLAGRLLIWDGLSGRTEYLSLSPRQDCNVCQKHTASTS; this is translated from the coding sequence ATGACTAATACTACCCGCTACACAAGACAACTCCCGCTCTTCGGGAAGGAAGGCCAGATTAAACTGGCTGATGCAACGGTCTTTATCGCGGGAGCCGGAGGTCTCGGCTCCCCGGTTGCCACATATCTGGCGGTTGCCGGCGTTGGTGAACTGATTATTGCCGATGATGACCTGGTGCAGGAGTCAAACCTGAACAGACAGTTTCTTCATGTGAACCGGAACATCGGAATGAAAAAGGTTTACTCGGCAGCTGAAACTCTCTCGGCTCTCAATCCCGATATAACACTCACAGCCATTCCTGAACGCATCACCCCCGAAACTATCAAAGGCATGACAAAGGATGCAGATATCCTGGTTGATGCAACCGATAACTTTGCGACCAGGTACCTGCTGAATGAGGCTTCCCTGGATGCAGAAATTCCCCTCGTTCACGGGGCGGTGGAGGGGTTCTCCGGCCAGATGACAACAGTCATCCCCGGTGAGACGCCATGCCTTGAGTGTCTCTTCCCGCACCCTCCACCAGAACGGGAGACTCCGGTTATAGGTGCGACAGCAGGAGTGATTGGATCTCTTCAGGCGATGGAGGTCATCAAGTACATCACCGGTTCCGGTCGTCTTCTAGCAGGACGCCTCCTCATCTGGGACGGTTTGAGTGGAAGAACCGAGTATCTGTCACTGTCACCCAGGCAGGACTGCAATGTCTGCCAGAAGCATACCGCGAGTACATCATGA
- a CDS encoding TfuA-related McrA-glycine thioamidation protein has protein sequence MPDVIIYLGPSLPLHEAELILPSGSAVKYCPPVKRGDLACAIAAKPQIIGIIDGLFFENASVGHREILGALRVGIRVIGASSMGALRAAELSSFGMEGVGEVYRRYQTGEIESDDEVALICDPVSNTALSEALVNIRITLERAELTGIISPDESSTLFAEAQRRYYPDRIWTEVIRGAGLPSDRVEAILSWVRTSRVDQKQDDARAALKYIASLIAHNSGVHP, from the coding sequence GTGCCAGACGTAATTATCTACCTGGGTCCAAGCCTACCGCTGCATGAGGCAGAACTGATCCTCCCTTCCGGGTCGGCAGTGAAATACTGTCCACCGGTCAAACGGGGAGATCTCGCCTGTGCTATTGCAGCAAAGCCTCAAATCATAGGGATCATCGACGGGCTCTTCTTCGAGAATGCTTCAGTCGGACACCGGGAGATCCTGGGCGCTCTCCGTGTCGGTATCAGAGTGATCGGGGCATCAAGTATGGGCGCTCTCCGTGCTGCTGAGTTGTCATCGTTCGGGATGGAAGGGGTCGGAGAGGTCTACCGGCGCTACCAGACCGGGGAGATTGAGTCTGATGACGAGGTCGCCCTGATCTGCGATCCCGTCTCAAACACTGCCCTGTCCGAGGCGCTGGTGAACATCAGGATCACGCTTGAGAGAGCGGAGTTGACAGGTATCATATCTCCTGATGAGAGTTCTACCCTGTTTGCAGAGGCACAGAGGCGGTATTATCCTGACCGGATCTGGACTGAAGTGATCAGGGGGGCAGGTCTTCCTTCTGACCGGGTTGAAGCGATCCTTTCCTGGGTCCGGACATCCCGGGTTGATCAGAAACAGGATGATGCCAGGGCAGCCCTGAAGTACATCGCCTCACTCATCGCTCACAATTCCGGTGTACACCCATGA
- a CDS encoding YcaO-related McrA-glycine thioamidation protein codes for MKLASCRKRYQQETHRTKSPEETYAIIRDLVVPAGITRVADITGLDRLGIPVFSCIRPDAAEGSISVYNGKGATEMAARVSAIMEGLERYSAEMHDRQPVIAGLDQVSARDDLIDPVDLILPRGVDLTFPIPWFPAYDIMQEREVIVPAHAIFHPVQRSMGQLFRTSTNGIASGNTLEEAVFHGLCEIIERDAWSLVEAVNKGGPVITGIENQTILSLLNRFKGAGVEITLRDISSDIGLPSVAAVADDVTLRDPTLLCIGMGTHAVPEIAILRALTEAAQSRATQIHGAREDTQDSHMKRQIGYDRTKRLNRKWFENGESIAFSDMYAFRSEDFLDDITYTLGQLKRAGISHVLVTDLTRPEIGIPVVRVIVPGLEHYAMDPERIGERCRSARRNYLPGSKPTAA; via the coding sequence ATGAAGCTCGCCTCGTGCAGGAAACGGTACCAGCAGGAGACACACCGGACAAAGTCACCTGAAGAGACCTACGCGATCATCAGGGATCTGGTAGTCCCTGCCGGTATCACCCGGGTTGCTGACATCACCGGGCTTGACCGGCTTGGAATCCCGGTATTCTCCTGTATTCGGCCGGACGCTGCAGAAGGTTCAATATCAGTTTATAACGGAAAAGGAGCGACCGAGATGGCAGCACGGGTCTCTGCCATCATGGAAGGGCTTGAGCGGTATTCTGCCGAGATGCATGACCGACAGCCGGTGATTGCAGGCCTTGATCAGGTGTCGGCCCGGGATGATCTGATCGATCCTGTTGACCTGATTCTTCCACGGGGTGTGGATCTCACATTCCCGATCCCCTGGTTTCCTGCGTATGATATCATGCAGGAGAGGGAGGTCATCGTTCCCGCCCATGCGATCTTTCATCCGGTTCAGCGAAGCATGGGCCAGCTCTTCAGAACCAGCACCAACGGGATCGCCTCTGGCAATACCCTGGAAGAGGCTGTGTTTCACGGTCTCTGCGAGATCATAGAACGGGATGCCTGGTCACTTGTCGAGGCAGTGAACAAGGGCGGCCCTGTCATCACCGGTATTGAGAACCAGACGATCCTATCACTTCTGAACCGGTTCAAAGGGGCCGGGGTTGAGATCACTCTTCGTGACATCTCAAGCGATATCGGTCTTCCATCCGTGGCCGCAGTCGCCGACGATGTGACCCTCAGGGACCCTACCCTGCTTTGTATCGGGATGGGAACGCATGCAGTCCCCGAGATTGCGATTCTCCGGGCCCTCACCGAGGCTGCACAGAGCAGGGCAACGCAGATCCACGGGGCTCGCGAGGATACCCAGGATAGCCATATGAAGCGGCAGATCGGGTATGACCGGACAAAGAGGCTGAACAGGAAATGGTTTGAGAACGGGGAGTCTATCGCGTTTTCAGATATGTACGCGTTCCGTTCAGAAGACTTCCTCGATGACATCACCTACACCCTCGGGCAGCTGAAGAGGGCAGGGATCAGCCATGTCCTGGTCACTGATCTGACACGGCCTGAGATCGGGATTCCCGTCGTCAGGGTCATCGTTCCCGGGCTTGAACACTACGCGATGGATCCTGAACGGATTGGAGAGCGGTGCAGAAGTGCCAGACGTAATTATCTACCTGGGTCCAAGCCTACCGCTGCATGA